The DNA segment GAATTGGATTTGGACACTATGGTGACCAATATGTAAGAATTGCTTTAATTGAAAATGAAAAAAGAATCAGACAAGCTGCAAAAAATATAAAGAAATATTTAAAATCATTAGAAAAGTAAGCTTTGTTCTCAAAGCCCTTTAGTTTTTATTACTTTTAAGGATTTTTTAGAAATCCTGCTAAAAAGTAGATATAGAATAAATTCGGTTCCTTTAAAAGGGGAACCATTTTAAAGGAAATAAGATATGTTAAAAGTTGGAATTATTGGAGTTGGTACAGTTGGAAGTAGTGTTGCAAATATTTTAATTGATAATAAAAATATTATTACTGCACGTGCTGGTAAAGAGATTGTTCCAACTATTGGAGTAGTTTCAAACTTAGGCAAAAAAAGAGATGTTAGTATAAAATTAACTACAAATGCTGATGAAATTTTAGAAGATGATTCTATTGATATAGTTGTTGAATTAATGGGTGGAATTGATAAGCCTTATGAGATAGTTAAAAAAGCTTTATTAAAAGGAAAAGCAGTGGTTACTGCAAATAAAGCTTTATTGGCTTACCATAGATATGAACTTCAAGAACTTGCTGGCGATATTCCTTTTGAATTTGAAGCAGCAGTTGCAGGTGGAATACCAATAATAAATGCTTTGAGAGATGGATTAAGTGCAAATCATATTAAATCTATTCAAGGTATTATGAATGGAACTTGTAACTATATGCTTACACGAATGATAAATGATGGTGTAAACTATGATGAAATCCTAAAAGAAGCACAAGAATTAGGTTATGCAGAAGCTGATCCAACATTTGACGTTGGTGGATATGATGCTGCTCATAAACTTTTAATTTTAGGTTCAATTGCTTATGGAATAGATGTAAAACCTGAAGAAATATTAATCGAAGGAATTGAAAATATCACAAAAGCAGATATAGAATTTGCAAAAGAGTTTGAGTATTCTATAAAACTGTTAGGTATTGCAAAAAAAGTAGGAAATGAAATTGAATTAAGAGTTCATCCAGTTTTAATTCCTGAAGATAAAATGATAGCAAAAGTTGATGGTGTTATGAATGGAATCTCTGTTGTTGGAGATAAAGTTGGAGAAACTATGTATTATGGAGCAGGAGCAGGTGGTGATGCAACTGCTTCAGCTGTTGTTGCAAATATAATAGATATTGCTAGAAAAGGTAAAGGTTCTCCAATGCTTGGTTTTGAAAAACAACCAGGTGAAAAGATAACTTTAATGCCAAAAGATAATATCAAAACAAAATACTACTTAAGACTTGAAGTTGCAGACAAATCTGGAACTTTAGCAAAAGTTGCAACAATATTTGGAAATAATTCAATCTCTATTGAAAATATGATGCAAAAACCATTAAAAGATTCAAAAGCGAATCTTTTACTTACAACTCATACATGTGTAGAAAAAGATATTTTAAAAGCTATTAAAGAACTTGAAAATTCTGGAGTAGTTCTAACAAAACCTAATATGATAAGAATAGAAGATTGAATTTAAGTTATAATTTTAAATATAATATATTTTAAGGAGATTAAATGCATAAAATAAAAATTTTAAGTTTAAGTATTGTATCTGCTACACTACTTTTTACAGGTTGTGCGACAACTGAATTACAAACAAATGCAAAAATGACACAAAGCGTATTTATTAATCCAGTAAAAAAAGAATTGAAAACGATTTTTGTAAGAACTCAAAATACAAGTGGACAAAGTATTAATCTAGAAAGTTCTATTATAAGTGAATTAATGGCAAAAGGATATAGAATAGTTGATGATCCAGATGCTGCAACTTATGTTTTAATGATGAATGTTTTATATTGTGATAAAAAGCAAGAAAATAATGTTGCTGGAGCTGCATTAGGAGCTGGAGCATTAGGAGCTGGAGTTTCAGCTTATAATAGTCATGGAGCGACACAACCAATAGCTGTTGGTTTAGGAAGTGCTTTGATAGGCGGATTAGTTGGGAAAGCTTTAGAAGATACTATTTATCAAATGCAGGTTGATATTGTAATTAGAGAAAAAGCAAAAGGTGAAGTTTATACTTCAAGCGCAACAGTTCAAGGACAATCATCTGTTAGAGATTCAAATAAAGCTGGATTTGTGAATAGTTTTGGAGGAAATGTAAATAATGCAAATGCCTCTGGACAATTGAATTCAAACATGGCAACAGGAACAGCTCAAAGTTATTCAACAAATTATATAGAGCACAAAACTATGTTATTTGCAGAAGCAACTAAAATGAATTTAACTTTACAAGAAGCAACTCCAATCCTAGAAAAACAGATCTCAAATCAAATAATAGGGTTATTTTAAAGATTTTTTTGATAATATCTATTAAATTATTAAAATGGGAGAAAGAATGAAAGCAACATTAAAGCTACTGTTTATAACAGTTTTAGGATTATTTTTACTAACAGGATGTAGAACAGCAACTTTATATAATGTATCAGATAGTCCAATTGAAGTAAAAAAAGGCACTAGTGAAGAACAAGTATATAAAGCTATTAAAAATGCTGGTTCAAGTTTAGGTTGGATGATTACAAAAGTTAAACCAGGTCTTGCTCAAGGACAATTGAATATTAGAAAACATATGGCAATCGTAGATATTTCATATAATACAACTTCATATTCAATTAACTATAAAAATAGTAGCCAATTGGATTATAATGCTCAAGAAAATACTATTCACCAAAATTATAATGGTTGGGTACAAAATTTAGATAACGCAATCAAAATTCAATTAAACAATTTAGCTGACTAAAAGAAGATAGTACAAATGTACTATCTTTAACTCTCTTAAAAGAAGAAATAATTTGAATAAAAAAAAAATATTGATAGTATCGTATTCACAAACAGGACAATTAAATAATTTAGTTGAGAATTTTACAAAACCACTTTTGGAAAATGAAAATTTTGAATTAATATTTAAAAAAATAAAACCAGAAAAAGAATTTTCTTTTCCTTGGAATTTTATTACTTTTATGAACACTTTTCCCGAATCTGTATTAATGACTCCTTGTAAACTAGAAGATATAAAAGATGATGAAGATGAGTTTGATTTAATAATTTTAGCTTATACTGTATGGTTTTTATCTCCATCTATTCCTATTAGTTCTTTTTTAG comes from the Arcobacter lacus genome and includes:
- a CDS encoding homoserine dehydrogenase; its protein translation is MLKVGIIGVGTVGSSVANILIDNKNIITARAGKEIVPTIGVVSNLGKKRDVSIKLTTNADEILEDDSIDIVVELMGGIDKPYEIVKKALLKGKAVVTANKALLAYHRYELQELAGDIPFEFEAAVAGGIPIINALRDGLSANHIKSIQGIMNGTCNYMLTRMINDGVNYDEILKEAQELGYAEADPTFDVGGYDAAHKLLILGSIAYGIDVKPEEILIEGIENITKADIEFAKEFEYSIKLLGIAKKVGNEIELRVHPVLIPEDKMIAKVDGVMNGISVVGDKVGETMYYGAGAGGDATASAVVANIIDIARKGKGSPMLGFEKQPGEKITLMPKDNIKTKYYLRLEVADKSGTLAKVATIFGNNSISIENMMQKPLKDSKANLLLTTHTCVEKDILKAIKELENSGVVLTKPNMIRIED
- a CDS encoding complement resistance protein TraT — translated: MHKIKILSLSIVSATLLFTGCATTELQTNAKMTQSVFINPVKKELKTIFVRTQNTSGQSINLESSIISELMAKGYRIVDDPDAATYVLMMNVLYCDKKQENNVAGAALGAGALGAGVSAYNSHGATQPIAVGLGSALIGGLVGKALEDTIYQMQVDIVIREKAKGEVYTSSATVQGQSSVRDSNKAGFVNSFGGNVNNANASGQLNSNMATGTAQSYSTNYIEHKTMLFAEATKMNLTLQEATPILEKQISNQIIGLF